The nucleotide window GTCTGTTTGTACTGTCTATGCTGATTTCTGACTTTTTCCGCCCCGTGGCGCGAGTAGCCGCCGCGGCTTTGCTTTTGCTGCCCGTAGCCGCTTCCGCCCAAAACGCCGGCAAGCCCCGCCTCGGCCTGAAAACCGGCCTGGTCCTGAGCCGCCTTACCGGCGATGATGTAGACCAGCTGGGCGGCACCGACTACCGCACCCGTACGGATGGGCGCCGCCCCGATTTCTTCGTGAGCCTGGCCAGCACTATCCCGCTTACCAGCAGCGGCGTGTTTACCATCGCGCCTGAGCTGAGCTTTAGCCGCAAGGGTTACCGCATCACCAATACCTTCATTGGCACGACGGGCCTGGAGTCCGGGGAAACGCAGCGGGTATTGCTGACCAAGCGCAAGCTCAACTACCTGGAGCTGCCGCTGGCTTTCCGGGTGAATACCAACGGCGGGCTGTACTTTGAGCTGGGGCCCCAGGTGTCGTACCTGATGGGCAGCGAAAGCACCACCGAAACCACCAGCACCTTTGCCGACGGCCGTGATCAGGCCACTTCCGAAACCTCTGCCTCCATCACCAGCGACGTGCAGGACTTCGATTTTGGGGCCATCGGCGGCATCGGATTTCAGCACCGCAGCGGGTTCACGGCGGGGCTGCGCTACAGCCGCGGCTTCAAGACGGTGCTGGAGCGGGAGGCCCTGCCGGGCAAGCCTATCACCAACAACGACGCCATTATCGTACAGTTCGGCTACCTGCTTCAACTGGGCAAGTAGTCAAGCGCTTACCGGCTTTTTCCTGTGAGCAGGCCCTGCGGTCTGCTCATTTTTTTGGCGCGAGTACAGCATTTTTCTGAAACAGGCCGTTTAAGGCCCCAAGAACGCACCATGTGGCGCGGCCTGTGCAATGTTTCACTAACCCCTTTGTTGCACCATGAAAAAGACTCCCCTTCTCGCTCTTTCGCTGCTGTCGGCAGCTGCTCTTTCCAGCTTCCTCTGCCTATGCCCAGGGTCCCAGCGGATTTCGCGTGGGGCTGAAAGCCGGTGGTACCTACTCCAATGTCTCGGGCGACGACGTGAAGCAGTTCACCGGCTCCGGCTACGATACCAGCCTAGGCTCCTACAAGCTGGGCTACAACGCCGGCCTGACCTTCAACCTGCCCGTCAGCAGTGACGGATTCTTCTCTATTGCACCGGAGCTGCTTTACAACCGCAAAGGCTACGAAATCACCGCCGACCAGAAAGATGGTCTGCCCCTCGGAGTAGAGAAGTATGAGATAGAGCAGCAGCGCGTGCTGCACTACATCGACCTGCCCATCATGGCCCGCATTAATGCCGATGGATTCTTCTTTGAGGCCGGCCCGCAGGTAAGTTACCTGTTCGGCTCGCGCACCAAAACGCAGACAACAACCAAATACACCAACGGCGATAAGGACAAGACCGAAGACCGGTCTGAGTTCGTGGATTACCTCGGCGGTATCCGCAAAGAAAAGTACAAGGGCGACCTGTCGAATATAGACATCAGCGCCGTAGCCGGCCTGGGCTACCAGACCGAAAGCGGCGTGAGCCTGGGCTTGCGCTACGCCCGGGGCTTCAACTCGCTTATCGACAGCAAAGACTCCGACAACGAGCCGAAAGTGTTCAACAATGCTTTCACCCTGCAGGTAGGTTACCTCATCGGCGGCAACTAACCCGCGTGGCAGGTTTCCAAACCTCTGTTTAAAAGTCCGGCTGCCAGTGGCAGCCGGACTTTTTTGGCGTGCAACGGCATTGATACGCTGGCCGATAGCCAAAGCAGCTACGCCGGTTGCCTGTCCGGGCAGCTTAGTTCGGCAATAGGCTGGCACGCTTTTCGTTTTGAGTTCCCCATCTGTGCAATTTCTCTCACCTAACTTCATTGCACCCATGAAAAAGACTTCTTTGCTCGTGGCCGCTGCCCTGGTAGCCGGCGCTTTGGCTTCTTCCTCCGCGCACGCTCAGGGTATCCGCCTCGGCTTCAAAGGGGGCGCCAACTACTCCAACCTCTCCGGCGACCTGGTCAACGAAAACCGCTTCCAGAACAAGTGGGGCGCCCACGGCGGCATCATGGCCAACATCAGCTTCACCGACGACGGCTTTCTTTCGATTCAGCCCGAGGTTCTGTACTCGCAGAAGGGCTTCAAGTTTGATGAAAGTGAACTGTTCGGTATTGTAAAATACCAAGGCAGCCGCACCTACAACTATATTGATGTGCCGGTGCTGGTCAAAATCAACGCCGATGGGTTTTTCTTCGAAGCCGGCCCGCAGTACAGCTACCTGCTGAAGGTGAAAGACGAGACGGAGCGTAGCTTTAACGGCGGCCTTTCCTACGCCAAGTATTCCGGTACTGAGGACCTCGATGACGTAAACCGCAGCGAAATCGGGTATGCGGCCGGGTTGGGCTACCAATCAACGGCGGGTTTTCTGGTAGGTATTCGCTATAACGGCTCCTTCACTGATTTCGCCAAGGACGGCTACACGGGCGACGCTGATGTGCGCAATGCCCGTAACTCCGTGTTTCAGGCCTCTATCGGTTACCTCATTCCTAGCAAATAAGCCTCACTGAGCAACAAGCAAGTCCGGTTCCCTGGCAGGGAACCGGACTTTTTATCTATTCAGAAGTTGCTATAAGTACTTGACAGCAGGCAGCTCAGTATATTTGGTCGGGCAAGCCGCCTCTGTTCTTACTTAAGCGTCACTACTTACAGTACCAGCGCTTTTGGCTGGTACTATCTTTCCACAGTATCCAGATATGAAACACATATTCCTGCTGCTATTGCTTACCGGCTTTACTATTATTGCGCGTGCCCAGCAAACCGTGGTAGGCATGCGTGGTGGCTTTCACCTGAGCACCTATACAGGCCCTGGATCCGGTGGCTCACAGCTACTACCAGGTGGCACTGTGGGTATTACCACTACATCTTCCTTTAACTCCCTTGCAATTCTTGTGCTGCAAGCCGAATTGCTGTATTCGGGCAAAGGCGCCAAGGCTTTAGATAATGGAATAGCCGCACGGCAGCGCCTGCACTATCTCGAATTACCCGTGTTGCTGCAGTATCGGATCAACCATCTGGAGCTGGAAGCAGGCCCACAATTCGGATTTCTGGTAGCCCAGCGGACAAAGGTGACTTACCCTAATGGCAGCTACAAGGACTATACTACCACGAGTGGCTTAGGGGTATTTCAAGCAGGCTTTATAGTAGGAGCAGCGTACCGAGCCAAGGGAGGATTGGGTTTTGGACTGCGCTATAATGGTGGCATCAGTGATATGGCACCTTACAGTGGAGAGAAGAACATGGCCGTGCAGGGGCACCTTAGCTACCTATTCAGTGCCTTACCCATGGCAACTTCTACGGCAGGAAAGTAAGTCTGACTGGATTAGATAATCCACCAATACAATGGCCCTCCCCTAGATGGGAAAGGCCATTATATTTAGCTGAGCAGCCTTAGCCCCGGCTGGCGGCTACGTAGTTCTGGAAGAAGTGCGGAATCGTCTCAATGCCCTTCAGGAAGTTGAATACCCCGTAATGCTCGTTGGGCGAGTGGATGGCATCGGAGTCCAGCCCGAAGCCCAGCAGCACGGAATCCAGGCCCAGCTCCGTCTTGAACATAGCCACGATGGGGATTGAGCCCCCGCCCCGGGTTGGAATGGGCTTTTTGCCGAAGGTAGTTTCGAGGGCCCTGGCCGCCGCCCGGTAAGCCACCGAATCGGTAGGCGTAACCACCGGCTCACCGCCATGGTGCGGCGTTACTTTCACCGTGACGCTGGGCGGGGCAATGCGCTCAAAGTGCTGCTGAAACAGTTGGGTGATTTCGTCGGAGGTTTGGTGGGGCACCAGGCGCATGGAAATCTTGGCGTAGGCCTTGGAGGCAATAACCGTTTTGGCGCCTTCGCCGGTGTAGCCGCCCCAGATGCCGTTTACGTCCAGCGTAGGCCGGATGCCGATGCGCTCCACGGTGGTGTATCCTTCCTCGCCGTAGATGTCCTTCAGGCCGATGCTTTGCTTGAACTCATCGTCGGAGTGCGGCACGCGGTTCAGCTCGGCACGCTCCTCGGCGCTGAGCACGGCCACGTTGTCGTAGAAACCGGGGATGGTGATGTCGTTGTTTTCATCGTGCAGGGAGGCTATCATCTTGCAGAGGATGTTGATGGGGTTGGGCACGGCCCCGCCGTAGAGTCCGGAGTGCAGGTCGCGGTTGGGGCCCGTCACTTCTACTTCGTGGTAGCTGAGGCCCCGCAGGCCTACTTCGATGCTGGGCTGGTCGTTGCTGAGGATGCCGGTATCGGAAATCAGGATGACATCGGCCTTCAGCTTTTCCTTGTTGGCGCGCACGAACAGGGCCAGGTTGTTGGAGCCCACTTCCTCCTCGCCCTCAATCATGATCTTCACATTGCAGGGTACGCCGCCCTGGCTGCGCTGCATCAGCTCGAAGGCTTTCACGTGCATGTACACCTGACCTTTGTCGTCGCAGGCGCCGCGGGCGTAAATCTTCTCGTTCTTGATAACGGGCTCGAAGGGCGGCGAATCCCAGAGCTCGTAGGGGTCGGCGGGCTGCACGTCGTAGTGGCCGTAGACGAGGACGGTGGGCAGGCTGGGGTCGATGAGCTTTTCGCCGTATACGATGGGGTTGCCGGCCGTGGGGCACAGCTCCACGTTTTCGAGGCCGGCCTCTTCCAGACGCATTTTCAGGTAGTCGGCGGCCCGCAGCACATCTTGGTGAAACTTGGGGTCGGCCGAAACGGACGGAATACGAAGCCACTCCAGCAGCTCGCTCAGAAACCGCTCCTGGTGTTGTTCAATGTAGGTGGACATAGGCGGGAAGTTTGGGATGGGCGCAAAAGTAGGGAAGGAAATGGTAGGGCTTAATACGGAGCTCATAGAGCTAAGAGTACTCCAAGACCATTTTTCTGGTCGTTGGTATCACCACTTAACCATTCATCGTCAAATACCCTATCCACACCAGAAGGCAGCTTACGGCTATTACTAAAGCCCGATATGGCCATCTGCGTATCACAGCCAGTATTATAAGTATTGCGGTTGGTAGTAAATAAATGGCACCCTGTTTGGTTTTGTTGGGTACTTCTAAAAAGCTCCATGTTGCAGAGTCAAATACCCAGATTAACCCTATATAGATGATATTGAATATCGTAGTCAATAGGCCAACCAACAGTAAACGACCTACCTGCAACTTTGTCGTTTCCTGACCTTGTAGCGTTGCAAGGAGAACAAGCCAGAACAAGCCAATTGCTAATGGAAGGCCAACGATTAACCCGAAAGTTTGAGGAATAATAAAATCTCCCAACGCATACGCGGGCTGGCAAACTGCTGCAAACAGCGTAACAGCACCGATGCGTCGTAGAATTTGATTCATCAGTAGCAGCCTTGTTGGTTATATGATTTACTTCTTATCCCAGGGCATGGGCACGCGGCTTTCGGTGCCGGCGCGCAGGCGGCCGATGTTGGCGCGGTGGGTATAGATGAGCAAAGCTGCCAGCACGAAGCCCACTCCAATGAGGAAAGGCTGCGGGGGCCGGAACTGGGGCAGCAGCTGCAACAGGGCAAAGCTCACGCCGGCCGTCATGCTGCTCAGAGACACGTAGCGCGTGGTGAGCAGCACCGCCAGAAAGATGAGCAGGCACACGCCCACCGTGGCCGGAGCTACGCCCAGCATCATGCCCAGGATGGTAGCCACGCCCTTGCCCCCGCGAAACTGCGCAAACACCGGGTAGATGTGCCCTACCACGGCCAGTACGCCGCAGGCCAAGCGGTAGTACACCTCGTGCTCGGGCGCAATAGCGCCCTGGCTTACCAGCCAGACCGGCAGCACGTAGGCCGCCACGAAGCCCTTAAGCGCATCTACCACCAGCACAAAGGAGCCGGGCTTTTTGCCCAGCACCCGGAAGGTATTGGTGGCGCCGGCGTTGCCGGAGCCATGCTCGCGCACATCGAGGCCGTAGAAGCGGCGGCCCACCCACAGGGCCGTGGGAATGGAGCCAAGCAGGTAAGCGGCCAGCAGGGCGCCCAGAATCAGAAGCAGATGCATACGCGGAGGAACGGGGAGGGAGGAGGTCAAAGATAGCGGAACCGCATTGGTGGCCTTCCTACGGTTTTCGGCAATAGGAAGGTACAGGCGCAAAAAGCCCCCGCCAGCAGAACCAGCGGGGGCTTTCCTATCGCCAAAGGAGCTTACTGCTCGCCGAAGGGGTCGTCGGCAGATTCCTTTTTCTTCTTTTTCTTTTTGCTGGTATCCTCGGTCGGGGTCGTGGGCGTGTCTACGGTGGGCTCGGTAACGACCGGCTCGTCTTTCTTCTTTTTCTTTTTGCCGGTATCCTCGGCCGGAGCGGCATCGGTGGGCGTGGCGGCCGGCTCTTCGGTGGCTTCGTCCTTTTTCTTTTTCTTTTTGCGGTCTACCGGCGCATCGTCAATGGGGGCATCGGCGGCGGGCTCGGTGACTACGTCGAACTCGGAGCCTTTCTTTTTCTTTTTCTTGCCCGTTTCCTCGGTGGCATCAGGCTCCGGCTCCGGCTGGGTGGTCACGATTTTCTTGGCCGCGTCCTTGCCCGTGAGGCCCAGATAGGTTTTGCGGAAGCGGTTGAGGAAGGACTGCACCTCCTGGTCGTCGCCTAGGAAGAAGCCGTACTCCGTGGCCGTGTTGTAGTCACCTTTGGCTTTGAAGCCCACGATTTCGTCGTAGGAGCCGTGCTGGGCCTTGGTGAGCACCGTGTTGTTGGAGTACTTGATGTAGTACCAGGTCTGGGGCTCGGCCTCAAGGTACATTTCCACCACGTCGCCCGTCGACTCCTTCTTGATTTCGATGAAGCCGTCGATTTCCGCGTTGATGTCCTTCTTGTAGATGCTGACCAGGCCAATCTTGCCGGTGGAGTACCAGGCCCGCTGCTTTTCGGACCATGTCAGCTTTACCCGGTTGAGCACGATGGTGCGCAGCAGCTTGGGCGAGAGTTTCTGCAGGGGCGAGTAGCCGCCTTTGCGGTTCTGGTACTGCTGCACAGCCTTGCTGCCCACAAACTCGCCCAGCTTCAGGTACTCCTCGCGGGTACCGGTCATGGCCTCGGGCAGGCCTTTGGCGTAGCGGCCCATGTCCTCGCCCATGGCTATAATGGCTTTTTCGGGCAGGTTGATGTCGAGGGCCATGAACGTGTCCATGGTATAGCGGCTGCTGTCGGGCTTGCCAAAGCCGATGGCCGATGCCTCCAGGGTGTAGTCCTTGTTGGAGTTGATCAGCTCCACCTTCCCCCGGAACGTCATGGTGGTGGTTGAGTCGTTGAAGGTCATCACGCTGCCTTCGTACACGTCGGGGCTTTCTTCCTGGCGGCCCATACGGAAGGTGCGCTTGGCCGCATCAAAGCTCAGGGTGCCATCCACCTGAAACACGTTCAGGTCCGTCACGCTGGGCTTCTGCCCCACAAACAGCGGGTACACCTTATTGCTTTCCGACAGAAACAGCCCCGTAAACAGCGGTGAGCCATCTTCCGCCTTCGGATCCTGTACCCGCAGCTGAATTCGTTTGGGGTCGATGGAGTCCTGCACGGCAAACCAGGTGGACGCGTTGGGGCTTTTCACAAACTCCAGCTTCGACTGCCCATCGAAGGCAAAGCGCTTTTTCTTGGAGTTCATAATGGCGCTGCCCCGGTAGGCAATGCGCGGGGCCAGATGAAACTTATCCTCCGCCTTGATGGAGGCCGTAGCCAGCGTCACCGGCCCGGCTTTGTTGTCGCCGTTGCGGCCCATCAGGCGGGCGCCCAGTCCTTTGCCGGTGCTGGCCGTGAGGCCCGCCAGCCCCTGCGTGGAGTCAATGCGGAAGTTGGCAAACTTCAGGGCAAACGAGTCGGCGGCGGCATTTTTGTAGCTATAGAGCGCGCTGCCGGTAAAGGCCAGGCGCGACTGCACGTCCACCTCGCCCTGGTAGAGCGCGTGGTATTTCTGCAGCGTGTCCATCGTTACGCGGGCGTTGCGGAAGGCGCGCATATCGGCGCTGGCAGCCACGTACACTTTGTTGGAGTCGGGCTCAATCCAGGCATCAGCCGAGGAAATGCGCGGCACGCCACCGGCCAGCAAGGTATACTGCTTCAGGTCGTAGACCCCGCTGGAAGCCTGAAACTTGAGGCCGTGCTGGTCGGGCCGGGTGGAGTAGAAGTAGGAGCGCGTGGAATCCGCACCGGGTGATACCCGGAACACCACCGTCTTTTTCTTGAAGTCCCACTTGCCGCCGCTCAGCGACGTGCGGTACTGGGTGTAGGGCAGCTCTACGTTGGCCGAGCCGGTTTTCTCGGGCGAGAAGTCGGCAAAGCCCTGCTTGATGTCGTAGTCGATAGCCACGTCGGTGGCCTGCACGGCCGGCTTGTTTACCTCGCTGGATTTGATGCTGAGCGTGGCGCCATTGCCCTTGTAGTGGTGCTGCAGGAACGTGAAGCTGCGCGAGCGAACCAAGGACTGGGGCCCCTCGATGCGGCCGTTGCCGTAGAGGCCGGTGGGCGTCAGCACGGCCTCGCCCCGGTACGAGAAGGCCCCGCCGTAGAAGCGCATATCCTGCCCCGATTTAGCCGTGCTCCAGTACATAGAGTCCTGGCGTACAGCCCACTTCATCTGGTAGCCCGGCAGCAGATCCACCTTCGGGTATTCGGCCCCTTTGTACGGGCCCTCGACCAAAGAGGCCGTAGTGCCCACCGTCACCACCGAGTCCTTGTAGAAGATAAACTGCTTGCTCTGGAGCGTGGCAGCCAGGTACTTTATTTCGCCCACGCCCTGGATACCGCGGTTGCTCATCTTCACGGTATTATACAGGCGGCCTTTGTTGCCGTAAAGCGGGAAGCCCTCCTTGGGCAGCTGGTACACGAAGCCCAGGGAGCCGTCGTCCTGCATCGTGAGCTTGGTGGCGAAGGCCGGCATGATGTCACCCGTCACAAACTTGCCTTTGAAGCCTACCGCTGAGCGGTTCTTGTTGTTCAGGGAGTCGATGCGGAACGGCGGAATATCGAAATACACGGTGGTATCGTAGGCGCCGCCGAGCACCTCGGGCTTGTTGAAGAATACGTAAGCCCCGGTGGTAGCATCAAACGACGGGTAGGAACCGATTTTCTTGCGGCCCGACTTGTTTTTGGGGTGGTTGATGTAGAGCTTGCCCGCCGAGTTCTTGCTCTTGTTGGTCAGGGCCCATTCCACGTCCTTGCGGGCCTTGATGGAGGTGCCTTTCGAGTTTTTGCCCTTCACGATGATGGAGTCAATCTTTACCAGATCCACGAAGAACCCGTCGTAGTCGAAGCGGAACTCCCGGCCCTTGAACACGAAGGCTGAGGCCACCAGCGTACCGTTGAACTCGATGTTGCGGTTTTTGAGGATGCGTACCACGCTGCTGTCGGGCTGCACATACACGGCCACCGAGTCGTCGGAGAAGTTGAAGCGGTCCACGCCGCGCACCGTCAGCACTTTATTGTCGAGGTTGAGCACGGCGTTGCGCCCGCCCGGCGCCACCGATTTGATGGCAATGTGGTCGTAGTCTTTCTTGCCCTGTGCCGAGTTTACGTAGTGCGAGGCCTTGGGCAGCACCGTCAGGCTGTTGCCGTCCGGATTCAGGCGCACGTACCCGTCGCGCGCGAGGCCCGACACAGCGGAGCGCACGTTCGGTTCGCTCAGGCCGTACTCCTGCACCAGCTGGCTGATGGTAAACGTCTTCGCATTGGAGTGCGTCTTGCTGTAGCTCACCACCATCTGCAGCGGGTGCATACGGTTGATGCTTTTCACCTGCTGGTAGCGCGTATTGGTGTAGAACTCCCGCGACTCAAACTTGGCGGCCACCTGGTTTTTGGCCGTCAGCATCGAGAAGTTCATCAGCGGGGTATTGATGGGCCAGGTGAGCAGCTCCGTCGTAATTTCCATCTGATGGTAGGAGTCGTAGTAGGGCGTGGTTTTGTAGAGGCCTTCTTCGCGGGCCAGCTGCAGCACCTGCCGGGCCTTCGAGAACTTGAGCTTCACGCCGGGGTGATACACGGAGTCCAGCTTGTCTTCGTAGATGGATACGGCCGCCCGGCTTGAAGACAGCAGCGTGTCGCCCAGCTCGTAGGCGCGGGCCGAGGCCTTGAACTTGGTTTGGCCGTTCGACTGCACGCTGATGCTCGACAGCGACCCGTCGAGGCTGGCGCTGAAAGTGCGCTGCCCGTTCAGGGCGAAGCCCCCCACGTACTTGATGTTGTCGCCGATGTTCTTGACGCGGGCATCGTTGGTGAGGGAGATAAAGCGCGGGTACGAGGTGTCGGTGCTGCC belongs to Hymenobacter sp. J193 and includes:
- a CDS encoding porin family protein; this encodes MLISDFFRPVARVAAAALLLLPVAASAQNAGKPRLGLKTGLVLSRLTGDDVDQLGGTDYRTRTDGRRPDFFVSLASTIPLTSSGVFTIAPELSFSRKGYRITNTFIGTTGLESGETQRVLLTKRKLNYLELPLAFRVNTNGGLYFELGPQVSYLMGSESTTETTSTFADGRDQATSETSASITSDVQDFDFGAIGGIGFQHRSGFTAGLRYSRGFKTVLEREALPGKPITNNDAIIVQFGYLLQLGK
- a CDS encoding porin family protein — its product is MLFPASSAYAQGPSGFRVGLKAGGTYSNVSGDDVKQFTGSGYDTSLGSYKLGYNAGLTFNLPVSSDGFFSIAPELLYNRKGYEITADQKDGLPLGVEKYEIEQQRVLHYIDLPIMARINADGFFFEAGPQVSYLFGSRTKTQTTTKYTNGDKDKTEDRSEFVDYLGGIRKEKYKGDLSNIDISAVAGLGYQTESGVSLGLRYARGFNSLIDSKDSDNEPKVFNNAFTLQVGYLIGGN
- a CDS encoding porin family protein, yielding MKKTSLLVAAALVAGALASSSAHAQGIRLGFKGGANYSNLSGDLVNENRFQNKWGAHGGIMANISFTDDGFLSIQPEVLYSQKGFKFDESELFGIVKYQGSRTYNYIDVPVLVKINADGFFFEAGPQYSYLLKVKDETERSFNGGLSYAKYSGTEDLDDVNRSEIGYAAGLGYQSTAGFLVGIRYNGSFTDFAKDGYTGDADVRNARNSVFQASIGYLIPSK
- a CDS encoding porin family protein, translated to MKHIFLLLLLTGFTIIARAQQTVVGMRGGFHLSTYTGPGSGGSQLLPGGTVGITTTSSFNSLAILVLQAELLYSGKGAKALDNGIAARQRLHYLELPVLLQYRINHLELEAGPQFGFLVAQRTKVTYPNGSYKDYTTTSGLGVFQAGFIVGAAYRAKGGLGFGLRYNGGISDMAPYSGEKNMAVQGHLSYLFSALPMATSTAGK
- a CDS encoding dipeptidase, whose amino-acid sequence is MSTYIEQHQERFLSELLEWLRIPSVSADPKFHQDVLRAADYLKMRLEEAGLENVELCPTAGNPIVYGEKLIDPSLPTVLVYGHYDVQPADPYELWDSPPFEPVIKNEKIYARGACDDKGQVYMHVKAFELMQRSQGGVPCNVKIMIEGEEEVGSNNLALFVRANKEKLKADVILISDTGILSNDQPSIEVGLRGLSYHEVEVTGPNRDLHSGLYGGAVPNPINILCKMIASLHDENNDITIPGFYDNVAVLSAEERAELNRVPHSDDEFKQSIGLKDIYGEEGYTTVERIGIRPTLDVNGIWGGYTGEGAKTVIASKAYAKISMRLVPHQTSDEITQLFQQHFERIAPPSVTVKVTPHHGGEPVVTPTDSVAYRAAARALETTFGKKPIPTRGGGSIPIVAMFKTELGLDSVLLGFGLDSDAIHSPNEHYGVFNFLKGIETIPHFFQNYVAASRG
- the plsY gene encoding glycerol-3-phosphate 1-O-acyltransferase PlsY yields the protein MHLLLILGALLAAYLLGSIPTALWVGRRFYGLDVREHGSGNAGATNTFRVLGKKPGSFVLVVDALKGFVAAYVLPVWLVSQGAIAPEHEVYYRLACGVLAVVGHIYPVFAQFRGGKGVATILGMMLGVAPATVGVCLLIFLAVLLTTRYVSLSSMTAGVSFALLQLLPQFRPPQPFLIGVGFVLAALLIYTHRANIGRLRAGTESRVPMPWDKK